From one Cucurbita pepo subsp. pepo cultivar mu-cu-16 chromosome LG17, ASM280686v2, whole genome shotgun sequence genomic stretch:
- the LOC111779316 gene encoding cellulose synthase A catalytic subunit 3 [UDP-forming] isoform X2: protein MMNWRMSYGQAQDLPPPNYDKEVSLNHIPLLTNGQVSGELSAASPEHHSMASPGHPRGKPIYSLSYAADINQSPNVRDVDATKEYNSSGLGNVAWKERVDGWKMKQEKNAVPMSTAHAASERGGGDIDACTDVLVDDSLLNDEARQPLSRKVSIPSSRINPYRLVIVLRLVIICFFLHYRITNPVRNAYALWLVSVICEIWFAISWILDQFPKWFPVNRETYLDRLALRYDREGEPSQLAAVDIFVSTVDPLKEPPLVTANTVLSILAVDYPVDKVSCYVSDDGAAMLTFEALSETSEFARSWVPFCKKYSIEPRAPEWYFAQKIDYLKDKVHPSFVKDRRAMKRDYEEFKVRINGLVSKAQKVPEEGWIMQDGTPWPGNNTRDHPGMIQVFLGQNGGLDSEGNELPRLVYVSREKRPGFQHHKKAGAMNALVRVSAVLTNGPFLLNLDCDHYINNSKALREAMCFMMDPNLGKYVCYVQFPQRFDGIDKNDRYANRNTVFFDINLRGLDGIQGPVYVGTGCVFNRTALYGYEPPLKPKRRKPGVLSLLCGGSRKKNSKSSKKSPDKKKSNKHVDPTVPIFNLDDVEEVVEGAGYDDEKALLMSHMTLEQRFGQSAVFVASTLMENGGIPQSATPESLLKEAIHVISCGYEDKTDWGSEIGWIYGSVTEDILTGFKMHARGWRSIYCIPKRPAFKGSAPINLSDRLNQVLRWALGSVEILLSRHCPMWYGYGGRLKWLERFAYVNTTIYPITAVPLLMYCTLPAVCLLTNKFIIPQISNIASIWFISLFLSIFATGILEMRWSGVGIDEWWRNEQFWVIGGVSAHLFAVFQGLLKVLAGIDTNFTVTSKASDEDGDFAELYLFKWTTLLIPPTTLLIVNLVGVVAGISYAINSGYQSWGPLFGKLFFAFWVIIHLYPFLKGLMGRQNRTPTIVVVWSILLASIFSLLWVRIDPFTTTVIGPDVEECGINC from the exons ATGATGAACTGGCGGATGTCATATGGACAAGCACAAGATCTCCCGCCTCCAAATTATGACAAAGAAGTTTCTTTAAATCACATTCCCTTGCTCACCAATGGGCAG GTTTCCGGAGAACTTTCAGCTGCATCGCCCGAGCATCATTCAATGGCATCACCTGGACATCCTCGTGGGAAGCCGATATATTCTCTTTCTTACGCAGCTGATATCAACCAATCAC CTAATGTGCGAGACGTGGACGCTACAAAGGAGTATAATTCATCAGGGCTAGGCAACGTAGCGTGGAAAGAGAGAGTCGATGGCTGGAAGATGAAACAAGAGAAGAATGCTGTTCCAATGAGCACAGCCCATGCTGCATCCGAAAGGGGAGGTGGAGATATCGATGCCTGCACGGATGTGCTTGTCGATGATTCCTTATT AAATGATGAAGCTCGTCAGCCTCTCTCGCGAAAGGTTTCTATTCCATCATCAAGGATAAACCCTTACCGATTGGTGATTGTTCTTCGGCTCGTGATTATTTGCTTTTTCTTGCACTACCGAATAACGAATCCTGTACGTAATGCATACGCTCTATGGCTGGTATCTGTTATATGTGAGATCTGGTTTGCAATATCCTGGATATTAGATCAGTTTCCGAAGTGGTTTCCTGTAAACCGTGAGACATATCTCGATCGGCTTGCATTAAG ATATGATAGGGAAGGAGAACCGTCACAGCTTGCTGCCGTTGACATTTTCGTGAGTACAGTTGACCCACTGAAGGAGCCTCCACTTGTCACAGCCAACACTGTGCTATCCATTCTCGCTGTTGACTACCCCGTTGACAAGGTCTCGTGCTATGTCTCTGATGACGGAGCTGCCATGTTGACATTCGAAGCATTATCTGAGACATCAGAGTTTGCAAGATCATGGGTGCCTTTCTGCAAGAAGTACAGCATTGAGCCTCGGGCTCCCGAATGGTACTTCGCTCAGAAAATTGATTACTTGAAGGATAAAGTTCATCCATCGTTTGTCAAAGATCGAAGAGCGATGAAG AGAGACTACGAGGAGTTTAAGGTTCGGATCAACGGCCTGGTATCGAAGGCGCAGAAGGTTCCCGAAGAAGGATGGATTATGCAAGATGGAACGCCATGGCCTGGAAATAATACTAGAGACCATCCAGGAATGATCCAG GTTTTCTTGGGCCAGAACGGTGGACTGGATTCTGAAGGTAACGAGTTGCCTCGATTAGTCTATGTATCTCGTGAAAAACGTCCCGGATTCCAACATCATAAGAAAGCCGGTGCAATGAACGCTCTT GTTCGGGTGTCAGCTGTTCTTACGAATGGCCCATTCTTGTTGAATCTCGACTGTGATCACTACATAAACAATAGCAAGGCGTTGAGGGAAGCAATGTGTTTCATGATGGATCCAAACCTAGGAAAATATGTCTGTTATGTTCAGTTTCCTCAAAGATTTGACGGTATCGATAAGAACGATCGATACGCCAACCGTAATACTGTTTTCTTTGAT ATAAATTTAAGAGGTTTAGATGGTATTCAAGGACCAGTTTATGTGGGTACTGGATGTGTTTTCAATAGAACTGCACTGTATGGTTACGAACCTCCTCTCAAACCGAAGCGTCGGAAACCAGGGGTTCTGTCGTTACTCTGTGGTGGatcgagaaagaaaaattcaaaatcaagtaAAAAGAGTCCCGACAAGAAGAAGTCGAACAAGCACGTGGACCCGACAGTGCCAATTTTCAATCTCGACGATGTTGAAGAAGTCGTTGAAG GTGCTGGATATGACGATGAGAAGGCACTGCTAATGTCGCATATGACTCTCGAGCAAAGGTTTGGCCAGTCAGCTGTTTTCGTTGCCTCGACCCTTATGGAAAACGGCGGCATTCCTCAATCTGCAACACCTGAATCTCTTCTGAAGGAGGCTATTCATGTTATCAGCTGCGGATACGAAGACAAAACCGACTGGGGATCTGAG ATTGGATGGATTTATGGCTCTGTCACTGAAGATATCCTTACAGGATTCAAAATGCATGCTCGTGGTTGGCGGTCGATTTACTGCATACCAAAACGTCCTGCCTTTAAAGGGTCGGCGCCTATCAATCTTTCAGATCGACTAAACCAAGTTCTTCGATGGGCGCTCGGTTCCGTGGAGATTCTTCTGAGTAGGCATTGCCCTATGTGGTATGGCTATGGTGGAAGGCTCAAATGGCTCGAAAGGTTTGCGTATGTAAACACGACAATCTATCCGATCACCGCTGTTCCTCTTCTCATGTACTGTACGTTACCAGCCGTGTGTCTGCTGACaaacaaattcattattcCCCAG ATTAGTAACATTGCAAGTATATGGTTTATATCCCTCTTCCTCTCCATCTTCGCAACGGGAATTCTCGAGATGAGATGGAGCGGAGTCGGGATCGACGAGTGGTGGAGAAACGAACAATTCTGGGTGATCGGTGGCGTTTCAGCTCACCTGTTTGCTGTTTTCCAAGGTTTGCTCAAGGTTCTAGCTGGAATCGACACGAACTTCACCGTCACGTCCAAGGCATCGGATGAAGATGGCGACTTCGCCGAGCTTTACTTGTTCAAATGGACAACTCTTCTCATTCCACCAACTACACTCCTTATAGTAAACCTGGTTGGTGTCGTTGCAGGCATATCTTATGCAATCAACAGCGGATACCAATCATGGGGACCGTTGTTTGGCAAGCTATTCTTTGCCTTTTGGGTGATCATCCATCTCTATCCCTTCTTGAAAGGTTTAATGGGTCGTCAAAACAGAACGCCGACCATCGTCGTCGTGTGGTCGATTCTACTTGCTTCCATCTTCTCGTTGTTATGGGTAAGAATCGATCCGTTCACTACAACAGTCATAGGTCCCGACGTCGAGGAGTGTGGAATCAACTGCTAG
- the LOC111779322 gene encoding protein FRA10AC1 isoform X1 — MASFGSLKNAIFEREERKQQYQAHVRGLNAYDRHKKLMHDYVHFYGKNKSREENFPIKTDQDTLREGYRFIRSEEDDMDTSWEQKLVKRYYDKLFKEYCIADMTQYKSGKIGLRWRVEKEVMSGKGQFICGNKHCDEKDGLASYEVNFSYFEAGENKQALVKLVTCERCSKKLHYKRNKDKEKLERMEQEMSKRKRPSDDSSDSEDAGSRTRRRKGLMKCLFTPLRMRVFFEELKNIVPLRAFVKL, encoded by the exons ATGGCATCGTTCGGCTCCCTGAAGAACGCCATTTtcgaaagagaagagagaaaaca ACAGTACCAGGCTCATGTACGAGGGCTCAATGCTTACGATCGCCACAAGAAGTTAATGCATGATTATG TTCATTTCTACGGGAAAAATAAATCTAGGGAAGAAAATTTTCCTATTAAGACTGATCAAGACACCTTGAGGGAGGGCTACCG GTTCATTCGTTCTGAAGAAGATGACATGGATACATCATGGGAGCAGAAGCTGGTGAAGCGATATTATGATAAGCTTTTTAAAGA ATACTGCATAGCTGATATGACACAATACAAAAGTGGGAAG ATTGGTCTCAGGTGGCGTGTAGAGAAGGAAGTAATGTCTGGCaaag GGCAGTTCATATGCGGTAACAAGCATTGTGATGAGAAAGATGGTTTAGCAAGCTATGAG GTgaacttttcttattttgaagCAGGAGAAAACAAACAAGCCCTTGTAAAGCTGGTAACTTGTGAGAG ATGCTCAAAGAAGCTTCACTACAAGAGAAATAAAGATAAGGAGAAACTGGAAAGGATGGAGCAAGAAATGTCCAAAAGAAAGAG GCCAAGTGATGACAGTTCAGATAGTGAGGATGCGGGGAGCAGAACAAGGAGGAGAAAAGGTCTGATGAAGTGCCTTTTTACACCATTACGCatgagagttttt TTTGAAGAACTTAAAAATATCGTGCCCCTTAGAGCGTTTGTTAAATTATAG
- the LOC111779316 gene encoding cellulose synthase A catalytic subunit 3 [UDP-forming] isoform X1 — translation METGESVAKVMKNMGPHTCQICGDNVGKTIEGEVFVACDVCTFPVCRPCYEYERKDGNQSCPQCKSRYKRHKGSPAVLGDEDDVELDDDNDDAIDLNYISESQKQKQKIEEHMMNWRMSYGQAQDLPPPNYDKEVSLNHIPLLTNGQVSGELSAASPEHHSMASPGHPRGKPIYSLSYAADINQSPNVRDVDATKEYNSSGLGNVAWKERVDGWKMKQEKNAVPMSTAHAASERGGGDIDACTDVLVDDSLLNDEARQPLSRKVSIPSSRINPYRLVIVLRLVIICFFLHYRITNPVRNAYALWLVSVICEIWFAISWILDQFPKWFPVNRETYLDRLALRYDREGEPSQLAAVDIFVSTVDPLKEPPLVTANTVLSILAVDYPVDKVSCYVSDDGAAMLTFEALSETSEFARSWVPFCKKYSIEPRAPEWYFAQKIDYLKDKVHPSFVKDRRAMKRDYEEFKVRINGLVSKAQKVPEEGWIMQDGTPWPGNNTRDHPGMIQVFLGQNGGLDSEGNELPRLVYVSREKRPGFQHHKKAGAMNALVRVSAVLTNGPFLLNLDCDHYINNSKALREAMCFMMDPNLGKYVCYVQFPQRFDGIDKNDRYANRNTVFFDINLRGLDGIQGPVYVGTGCVFNRTALYGYEPPLKPKRRKPGVLSLLCGGSRKKNSKSSKKSPDKKKSNKHVDPTVPIFNLDDVEEVVEGAGYDDEKALLMSHMTLEQRFGQSAVFVASTLMENGGIPQSATPESLLKEAIHVISCGYEDKTDWGSEIGWIYGSVTEDILTGFKMHARGWRSIYCIPKRPAFKGSAPINLSDRLNQVLRWALGSVEILLSRHCPMWYGYGGRLKWLERFAYVNTTIYPITAVPLLMYCTLPAVCLLTNKFIIPQISNIASIWFISLFLSIFATGILEMRWSGVGIDEWWRNEQFWVIGGVSAHLFAVFQGLLKVLAGIDTNFTVTSKASDEDGDFAELYLFKWTTLLIPPTTLLIVNLVGVVAGISYAINSGYQSWGPLFGKLFFAFWVIIHLYPFLKGLMGRQNRTPTIVVVWSILLASIFSLLWVRIDPFTTTVIGPDVEECGINC, via the exons ATGGAAACAGGAGAATCTGTG GCAAAGGTTATGAAGAACATGGGCCCCCACACCTGTCAAATATGTGGAGATAACGTTGGGAAGACCATTGAGGGTGAAGTGTTTGTTGCTTGTGATGTTTGCACATTTCCTGTTTGCAGACCATGTTATGAGTACGAGAGAAAAGATGGGAATCAGTCTTGTCCTCAATGTAAAAGCAGATACAAGAGACACAAAG GAAGTCCTGCTGTTCTAGGCGACGAAGATGACGTTGAGCTTGACGACGACAACGACGACGCCATTGatttaaattacatttctGAAAGTCAAAAACAGAAGCAGAAGATTGAGGAGCACATGATGAACTGGCGGATGTCATATGGACAAGCACAAGATCTCCCGCCTCCAAATTATGACAAAGAAGTTTCTTTAAATCACATTCCCTTGCTCACCAATGGGCAG GTTTCCGGAGAACTTTCAGCTGCATCGCCCGAGCATCATTCAATGGCATCACCTGGACATCCTCGTGGGAAGCCGATATATTCTCTTTCTTACGCAGCTGATATCAACCAATCAC CTAATGTGCGAGACGTGGACGCTACAAAGGAGTATAATTCATCAGGGCTAGGCAACGTAGCGTGGAAAGAGAGAGTCGATGGCTGGAAGATGAAACAAGAGAAGAATGCTGTTCCAATGAGCACAGCCCATGCTGCATCCGAAAGGGGAGGTGGAGATATCGATGCCTGCACGGATGTGCTTGTCGATGATTCCTTATT AAATGATGAAGCTCGTCAGCCTCTCTCGCGAAAGGTTTCTATTCCATCATCAAGGATAAACCCTTACCGATTGGTGATTGTTCTTCGGCTCGTGATTATTTGCTTTTTCTTGCACTACCGAATAACGAATCCTGTACGTAATGCATACGCTCTATGGCTGGTATCTGTTATATGTGAGATCTGGTTTGCAATATCCTGGATATTAGATCAGTTTCCGAAGTGGTTTCCTGTAAACCGTGAGACATATCTCGATCGGCTTGCATTAAG ATATGATAGGGAAGGAGAACCGTCACAGCTTGCTGCCGTTGACATTTTCGTGAGTACAGTTGACCCACTGAAGGAGCCTCCACTTGTCACAGCCAACACTGTGCTATCCATTCTCGCTGTTGACTACCCCGTTGACAAGGTCTCGTGCTATGTCTCTGATGACGGAGCTGCCATGTTGACATTCGAAGCATTATCTGAGACATCAGAGTTTGCAAGATCATGGGTGCCTTTCTGCAAGAAGTACAGCATTGAGCCTCGGGCTCCCGAATGGTACTTCGCTCAGAAAATTGATTACTTGAAGGATAAAGTTCATCCATCGTTTGTCAAAGATCGAAGAGCGATGAAG AGAGACTACGAGGAGTTTAAGGTTCGGATCAACGGCCTGGTATCGAAGGCGCAGAAGGTTCCCGAAGAAGGATGGATTATGCAAGATGGAACGCCATGGCCTGGAAATAATACTAGAGACCATCCAGGAATGATCCAG GTTTTCTTGGGCCAGAACGGTGGACTGGATTCTGAAGGTAACGAGTTGCCTCGATTAGTCTATGTATCTCGTGAAAAACGTCCCGGATTCCAACATCATAAGAAAGCCGGTGCAATGAACGCTCTT GTTCGGGTGTCAGCTGTTCTTACGAATGGCCCATTCTTGTTGAATCTCGACTGTGATCACTACATAAACAATAGCAAGGCGTTGAGGGAAGCAATGTGTTTCATGATGGATCCAAACCTAGGAAAATATGTCTGTTATGTTCAGTTTCCTCAAAGATTTGACGGTATCGATAAGAACGATCGATACGCCAACCGTAATACTGTTTTCTTTGAT ATAAATTTAAGAGGTTTAGATGGTATTCAAGGACCAGTTTATGTGGGTACTGGATGTGTTTTCAATAGAACTGCACTGTATGGTTACGAACCTCCTCTCAAACCGAAGCGTCGGAAACCAGGGGTTCTGTCGTTACTCTGTGGTGGatcgagaaagaaaaattcaaaatcaagtaAAAAGAGTCCCGACAAGAAGAAGTCGAACAAGCACGTGGACCCGACAGTGCCAATTTTCAATCTCGACGATGTTGAAGAAGTCGTTGAAG GTGCTGGATATGACGATGAGAAGGCACTGCTAATGTCGCATATGACTCTCGAGCAAAGGTTTGGCCAGTCAGCTGTTTTCGTTGCCTCGACCCTTATGGAAAACGGCGGCATTCCTCAATCTGCAACACCTGAATCTCTTCTGAAGGAGGCTATTCATGTTATCAGCTGCGGATACGAAGACAAAACCGACTGGGGATCTGAG ATTGGATGGATTTATGGCTCTGTCACTGAAGATATCCTTACAGGATTCAAAATGCATGCTCGTGGTTGGCGGTCGATTTACTGCATACCAAAACGTCCTGCCTTTAAAGGGTCGGCGCCTATCAATCTTTCAGATCGACTAAACCAAGTTCTTCGATGGGCGCTCGGTTCCGTGGAGATTCTTCTGAGTAGGCATTGCCCTATGTGGTATGGCTATGGTGGAAGGCTCAAATGGCTCGAAAGGTTTGCGTATGTAAACACGACAATCTATCCGATCACCGCTGTTCCTCTTCTCATGTACTGTACGTTACCAGCCGTGTGTCTGCTGACaaacaaattcattattcCCCAG ATTAGTAACATTGCAAGTATATGGTTTATATCCCTCTTCCTCTCCATCTTCGCAACGGGAATTCTCGAGATGAGATGGAGCGGAGTCGGGATCGACGAGTGGTGGAGAAACGAACAATTCTGGGTGATCGGTGGCGTTTCAGCTCACCTGTTTGCTGTTTTCCAAGGTTTGCTCAAGGTTCTAGCTGGAATCGACACGAACTTCACCGTCACGTCCAAGGCATCGGATGAAGATGGCGACTTCGCCGAGCTTTACTTGTTCAAATGGACAACTCTTCTCATTCCACCAACTACACTCCTTATAGTAAACCTGGTTGGTGTCGTTGCAGGCATATCTTATGCAATCAACAGCGGATACCAATCATGGGGACCGTTGTTTGGCAAGCTATTCTTTGCCTTTTGGGTGATCATCCATCTCTATCCCTTCTTGAAAGGTTTAATGGGTCGTCAAAACAGAACGCCGACCATCGTCGTCGTGTGGTCGATTCTACTTGCTTCCATCTTCTCGTTGTTATGGGTAAGAATCGATCCGTTCACTACAACAGTCATAGGTCCCGACGTCGAGGAGTGTGGAATCAACTGCTAG
- the LOC111779322 gene encoding protein FRA10AC1 isoform X2 has product MASFGSLKNAIFEREERKQQYQAHVRGLNAYDRHKKLMHDYVHFYGKNKSREENFPIKTDQDTLREGYRFIRSEEDDMDTSWEQKLVKRYYDKLFKEYCIADMTQYKSGKIGLRWRVEKEVMSGKGQFICGNKHCDEKDGLASYEVNFSYFEAGENKQALVKLVTCERCSKKLHYKRNKDKEKLERMEQEMSKRKRPSDDSSDSEDAGSRTRRRKGKKASTSSRDPKADDKEDFDEYLEGMFP; this is encoded by the exons ATGGCATCGTTCGGCTCCCTGAAGAACGCCATTTtcgaaagagaagagagaaaaca ACAGTACCAGGCTCATGTACGAGGGCTCAATGCTTACGATCGCCACAAGAAGTTAATGCATGATTATG TTCATTTCTACGGGAAAAATAAATCTAGGGAAGAAAATTTTCCTATTAAGACTGATCAAGACACCTTGAGGGAGGGCTACCG GTTCATTCGTTCTGAAGAAGATGACATGGATACATCATGGGAGCAGAAGCTGGTGAAGCGATATTATGATAAGCTTTTTAAAGA ATACTGCATAGCTGATATGACACAATACAAAAGTGGGAAG ATTGGTCTCAGGTGGCGTGTAGAGAAGGAAGTAATGTCTGGCaaag GGCAGTTCATATGCGGTAACAAGCATTGTGATGAGAAAGATGGTTTAGCAAGCTATGAG GTgaacttttcttattttgaagCAGGAGAAAACAAACAAGCCCTTGTAAAGCTGGTAACTTGTGAGAG ATGCTCAAAGAAGCTTCACTACAAGAGAAATAAAGATAAGGAGAAACTGGAAAGGATGGAGCAAGAAATGTCCAAAAGAAAGAG GCCAAGTGATGACAGTTCAGATAGTGAGGATGCGGGGAGCAGAACAAGGAGGAGAAAAG GAAAGAAGgcatcaacatcatcaagggATCCTAAAGCTGATGATAAAGAGGACTTCGATGAATATCTGGAAGGAATGTTTCCATAA